aaaatacatttctcaatACCACAtatcatgttttctttacttcttATTCCTATTTCTGGGGAAAAGTAGTGTCAAAAATTATTGCAGCTGAACTGTTACCACACTGGCTATCAGAGATATTGGCCTTTAGTCAAGGCCTTTTCAAATTTAGGGACTTTCTGAGTAACCTATTTCTGTGAACATTAGCCTGCGCCATGCACACAGCTGACACATGAACTGAAAGCCAGTCAGATGTGGTCATGTCTGACACCGGCCAACAATCCAGATGCAAAGTGGAATTTGAGTTAAGCTTAAAGCTCAGAAATCATGGTGAagtcagactttaaaaaaaaattcttaacaAATATTAGTACTGGAGGGGAAACTGGAACAACCTTCATATCAGACACATCTGATAATGGCAAGTCTCTCTGAGAACGCCACAGTTCTTCTTTGTGACCTTTGAATGTTTGGTGGAACATTAGAATCAGCACTTTGGTCATATTGTTGCACATGTTTATAATAGTCGATATTTCTGTCCTGttgattcagatatttttctgGGATATATTGAGTTGGCCTAATGCAGACCGtatgcaggtttcaccaactcaaatctaagacttaaaaaaaaaaaattaagacctATATTTCGACAGAGATGTACAAAAGCAAGGCAGAAGACCAAAAGTATAACATTTCtggggtctttttgtggctctagcTAGCTAGAGAGCTATCCTAGCTTCTAATGGCTTGTTTGCTAGCTAGCAAGCATTAGCAGTTTGTTACTGATGTCCTTAACTGTCTTGAGTCACAGAATGCAGTGAGTGAAGATGTCTGACTTGACCTGATAGAAAAATCCTGCAAGAATAAAACTACATAGAATATATATGGATAAGTAGTCCTGACATgaaaaatttaagacctgtgattaacgtATTTAAGGCTAACATACATTCTGAACACAAGACATTTTATGGCCAACTTTTAGATagatgaatttaagactttttaaccCTGACATTAGCAGGGTGCTAATGAGGCTCTTCTCCATTTGGAGCCCTCATCCCATGGAGCCTGTTAGAGTCATTCTGATGAGTCATGTTTGATGATAAATGATGACACACACAATTTATGTCAGTCTTCTTGGTGAACATGAAACTTACAAgaatttaaatgatgaaatttgCATGTCTTCAACTCATGCATGTGCCCCTTTAAGTTacataatttattgttaaagttggtatttttttaaccaactttAACAATAAAGTTGGTTATTGTTAAACCAACAATAAGTTGGTTTAACAAACTTATTGTAAAGGGAGTTTATAGGAACAATCCAGTTGTTCCACCTAGTCGACATGAACAGAACACAATGATCTTCACAGTTATCTTTTAGGGACACAGACGCTACaaagttcttgtttttgtcagtttgcttTGGAGACTAAAGGACATTCCTAAAAATGACTGCAGTAAAATTGACCAAATTCTtcctcaaaacaaaataaacagcaacatgcTCAGACCTGCCTCCTCAGCTAAGACTTAAATGTATGAATCGCACACATGTGTACGCATGTGACACGCTGAGGTCACTTTGTGTCACCTGAACCGCACTTGTTACAGCATATTGTATATGACTGTTGAGCTGAATTTGACTAATGCAGTAGCTGATGCACAGCAGTACGAGGCTCTTCTCATAAGGCTAGCATTTATGTCTGAAAATGGAGTCAACATTAGTTAGTCTCTTCCTGGAAGCATCGTTTCGTTTTTCCAGTAACTTTCCAGTCTGCTGAACATGGTTGATGGTTTGATTTATGACAACGGCACTGTTCTGCAGACACACCATGTCTGCAGAACATGGTCTGcacaaaaaagagagataaaGGCAGACAAGGGTGCAAGGGGTGGTGGGGTTATAATTACACTGTATGGACTGGAACTCTGTCCCTCCCTCGTGTTCTCCCCCCTCTGGGATCTTGGCCTTACTATATAAAGGAGAACCCGACCCACGCAGGTTTGCTCAGTCAGGCAGATCTGGGTTGTACATtcaacaaagctgcagcttGAAAACTTTTGCTTTACCTCCAGAGTCAGTCAAGTTCTCCTGCTGAGTTCTCGATTTAGCATTGGACATCAAGGAATCCTCCTGGTCCAGGATAAGTTCAGAGGTCTTTAGAGATAAAAGAAACCGACCCAACTCTTTCTAAGTCCATTGAAAAGGATGGAACAGCAAAGCTTCTTCACTCACAGAAAAGCATTGGTGGTGATGTGCATTGCAGTATTTTTGCTGACCCAGCAGGTAAGGAGActattgatttgattgaaatgTAGGAAGTTCTTTTGTGGCTATTTTTGGGGAGACACatactgattttaaaatgttttaagttacaAATATCAAATTCAGTTCATCTTTCAAAAAGCGGATGATCATCATTGGAAGATGTCATAGTTGTATCTAATAAATACGTTACATCGCTCAAATTTTATGCCCCTAAATTGATTTTGCTCTTACACACCAAAATCCAGTAACTTAAGagacagaaaatcaaaatcaataTGATAGTTTATCATCTTCTGATGAACTTTCAACAACTAACAGACATTCctgtgcatttctttttttgtgcgGTTGCCAGGCACATGCAGGTCCGCTGATATCACGGCTCCAGTCTGGCTCTGACCAGATCCAAGACGTAAGAGGGGAACACACAGAGCACATGCTGAAAAGAATTGCCCGCATGACCCCACTATGGAGGATCATGAGCAGCAAACCATCTGGAGCTTTCTGCCAAAACAACTTTGAATGCGCGACTGGACTCTGCAGGTAACAGGAAAAGTGTATATTTTCAGATGCCTTCAATGACAGAAATTAAACTGTGATGAATTATTACCGTATCTAAGAAGGGTTCCTGACTGGGATAAACCTTGGAGGCCTTAAAAGTTCAGTTAGTGAGGAAAATTTTGAAATCCACTAggacagtggttcccaaagattttcttctgggcccccctatggattacaataaaattccccccaaaaaagtaaaaaaaaaatcaactgggtacacacatcgttcaaccagacataaacgtatacagatattttgttttcaaactccactgaagtttatttcacacttcaggttgcaacaaaacacactacaaaccatctttacagtgtaCTTTtgtgtaacagttttttttctttcattcatccataccgcttcctgcgcctgcaatggcactgcgccccccccccccccccagagGGCGCGCCCACACTTTAGGAACCACTGCACTAGGACTTACTTCTTGGGTCAGCATTGAGCTACCTGGTAATTCATGCATCTACGCAGGTTAACAGCTGGAGATTACGCAATATATATGTGCACTACTAGCTTAATGAGATCCACAAACCATTTATTCCTACAACTTGCACTAAATTGTATATGTACTGCATTTGATGTCATGCTCATGCCTTCCTGGGGGCTaacttctgtttaatttttccaacttgaaacttcaaaataaaaatttcggATTATAAATTGAACACAGCCTGAAGGAACAAGAAGGAGAGAAACGTCACTTAAAGTTATGTCACAGGGATTACTAACGAAGCTAGCGACTGGCCCGTTAGCTTGAACAAAATGTTACTAAGCCAAGACATTTAACTGGTTTTAAACCTTATAACTGACTTACATTTAGATTCATATCCAAAAATTTTGAGATAGGCTACAACAAGTGTCATAAAGTAACTtaagttgaatttgttttaatttccatttggatcATGCTTTGGATTAGCTAATAGTAGCAATCGCTGCTAAAGCTAATTCAAGGCGAAACCAGTGTATTTTTTCCCTTCTATTTAtctaaatactaaaaaaaatagttatacAATACCGTGTGCGCAACTTATTTAGTAAGAAACAAAATGCCCTAAGCGCAAACAGTTTTCTTCTACAGTTTTAACTATATTCTGAATTCACAGCAGCCATGTTGCATTCAAAGTCAGAGACTTTTGGCTTTCCAAGTTGACATGACTTCATCAAAAGACTGTATTTGATTATTAcctcataaaacaaaaatagagcaacaacctttattttattacacttgcATCATCAGCAAAAGTAGAACCTGACCTGCTAGCTTAAAAATTCAGTAGCCTAGTTTACATAGCTGAGAACATTCGATGATTTTGCCTCATATTTTGTCTTACTTTTTGTGtaattctgaacatttttatatttctcatgaaagaaacaaaactctaAGCAAAGAAATTTAGAATCTTGATAGATTTTCtaagaaattcagatttttttccccacacactTTAGCTTTTCTTGgtgttttttgcaaaaatgacCAGGAGTTGGGGCTATATGTTGCTGTTGTTAACTATTCTGTGTCATGTACTGTATTTTTTCATGACATTAAAAACTTCTGTCTGTCTTCAGGGAGGGACGCTGCTCTACAAACCAACGCCCCTCATCAGAGCCTGTGAAATATTAGATCCTCCAGGACACCACCAGCGAGTTTACATCAGTGTTCAATCCCAACCTGGAGGCATTCTGAAAACTAGGATACAAACTTTATTTGTATCTGTATTATCTGAATTTGTATTTATAACTATGAGTATATCTGCACAGCTACTTGGATTTATTGCCGATTTAACTACCAGAAAATGGATACAAACAGCAAAATATGTGCATAATTTTGTATGAACTGAGGAAAGTCACCAAAATGACTTTGGTGCTGTAATTTAAAAGCTTTCAGCCCTCGTCCAAAAGaagatgatttttgtttttgggatgTTCAAGTTACTTTAGCCTTGAACTTCATTCTACAAATGACGTGATGGAGCTTTGTATGCACACACCCTTCCTAATAACACAGGGTTGGTTGATAATTCAGTTGGATTCTTGTGATATAACAATAATGAcccatgaaaaaaacaaaaacagatataAGATACAAATCCCATCATTTTTACATTCTCTGGACAAAACTGGCTTAAACTGTTTCCTTAGATTGTCTTTTATCTGTAGTTTTATTCTAATGACAGATGGTAGGAGCAGGAACCGATCTAAAGCACAGAGACTCTTTCACGACCTTCGCTCCTTCCAACCTTCGTTAGAAGTTGATATCATTATGCTGTTTTGAAGTACGCAcgcattccttttttttttccgagAAAGTCTACGCAGCAGAAGATAACCTACATACATAGTGATGCGATTATCAGAGCATGGAAACCCTAAACTGAAATGCTTCTAACaagaaattacagatttttCCTCAAAATACCAATCATTATTTATTCTCTAGAAGAGGCTGTGTCCTGCACAACTGACAAAAGACTAAGAGATTTCAGACTTCCTTTCAAatgctttgtttaaaatgaacagcACTACATGGATCAAACTTTAAATTGGCAATGATAAACTATACTGAGTTCTAAAGggagaaataattttgtttacaggaTAAAATCGCATACGTATTTATTTGCCTTCTTTGtctaaatgtcaaaaatgttcctgtttgtgtttagcTCTTATTTTTGGTTCAGTCTAGAATAATTTATCACCCTAAATTGGTTTTCTTCAAGCGCTCAACATGGATCTGATTCATAACCAGGAGCTGCACGGCCTTAACGTTTGCACATCTATCCCCTGACACTGAAAGggtttagtctttttttaacaCGCCTGCAGAGTTTACATCATGCACATGGCAGGCAGAGTCTGATGTTTTGCGCACTTTGTGTCAGAGAGAGATTTTAGTTGGACTGcactttttaaatctaaatatcgTTGTACTGTACGGTGttacaaacatgtaaaagagtggagaaaaagtcaaataaaagcttttgaaaacGGATTCAGTCTCATCTTTTCAATCTGATCTCAAAACGTTTTTTGCATTCATGCACACCTGGTTGGTTCATAAACACGAAAAAGTCATGGTATATGTTACGTTTCTGGAACGCAGAGAGCAAAAAACCGAAATGGCAGCAGCTGCTAATCAAACAGTTGGGTTCACATTTGGAGCAGAacattattttcagtcattctACAGGCAGAGagattaaaatattctaaatagcTGCCCTTCTTCCCATGCAGCAACTCTCTCGATTGCATCTTTCAGCAGACAAAACCAAAGAAGAAAGGCTATAACGCACAGCATACCTACAAAAACGAAAACATTTCTAACTGTCAAGCAAAGTGGGGAGACATCATAAACCTCTTCGGGGCGCGACACGAGAAAAACAGAATGAACAAGAAACAGTAACAGCAGACGTTTAGCCAACTTCACCAACCCTTTCATTCACCCAGCCATTGTTGCTACTTATCTGCCCTTTACATCCCAAAACTTGATGAAAACTTTATATGGACGTACATCTAGTGGTGCGTTGCTAGACATTCAGGCTGATTGGATCCTTTACTCAATGGTTGTTAATTTTACCGCTACAAActgtttagtatttatttagaCTTCTCCGCTCATGGAAACATGGAATCTAGGGTCCTGAAATAGGATGACTAATTTTGGCTAATATTTTAAGCATCCTTAACGATTCGGCTAAACTTGACAGTGAcctatttatttacttcttatagtgtttttgacattttcttgacCCTTTTGCAattcaaatcaaaattattGTCTTGAGTGACACATATATGAATCAAACATCAAGTATTGCAGCAGTAAAAAGtttacagaaatacaaaagacaaaatcttcctgagtatttttggtttttaaggcATAGTGTCAAttttagcacacttgaaataagacgaaactaacaaacttttcagcaagatattggagCTTTGTTTatagtcaataatttcttattattgatgaaaatgtactagttccccaggcagattatttcacttaaaacatggtAAAAACGTCTTGGTATAAGTGAAGAAATCTGTTGATTGAACTaggactttttcatcaatattaaaggaattgttgactgaaaacaaagctgttatatcttgctgaagaacttcttgttagttttgtcttacttcaagtgtacaaagatatctgcactagaaaaCTGCACATTTTGTGGTAAGATTAGGTGTTTTTGAGTGTGTAGCAGGTTGTCATTCCCACTTTGAAAACTCCTGCAGACCCCAGTATCAGCAGCCTTGTTTAATACAGATTGGTTCTTCTTTTTCCTCACCTTTGGTCAACTTGGATAGAAATTCCTAATAAAAGCGATTTGGAAGTGAAACCAAGCATGTATGAACAGAATCTTGCTACATATCTCTGGTGGGAACAGCATCAGCTGGATGATTCCAGCTTGGCTGCACTAAACTGAAAAGTGCGTGAATCATAAAGCAACATCTGCTGCAGGATAATGACAAGACGTCTGAGTCGTACGCCTTGCATTTTTTCTTATGCCACTCAAGGGACCGAAGCTGCTGTCAAgagtttaaaaatcaaacagccGCTGGTGTTTAAATCGTCAGTCTTTCACAATAACTGAACCAAGCCAAGTGTGTGAGGGTAAAGTTCTGTTGATTTCATCTTTGCATTGACCTTTGACATAAAAATCCCATTTACAGAGAAGCTATTAAGCATTCTGTAAGGCAAAAGacagagatgtgtttttttgaaaacagtAAACAGACCTGGACAAACACAACAGTGGGGTCACAGAGGCCTAAAAATATCAACCTTtgatatctgaaaagtgtagcttatatttttatctgtccCACAACTATCCTGCTACAACTTTACAGAATCACGTTTTCCTGACATTACAGCTTCAAACGTTTTAGGGGAATGTCTCTACCAGTATTGCAAATCAGGGAACATTTAGTCCCCTGATTCCTAAATGGATTCCCTAAATGTGTGCTTCAGTCTCAGCATAAACCCAACTGTTCAAATCCAGCTCATCCAGTATAATTAAGCTGCCAACAGCTGTTAAATGGGCTCACTGTTTAGTCATGTTGGGGTTTTATAATCTGTTTACTGTTCTCTcgtgtgtttttgtaaaaaatgatttttgctcCGATGGCCTGATGTTGACTTGGCCTCGTCTTCCTCTTCAGTCTGGGCAGAAGTCATCTGGCGCTCCTGTCCTGCACACGCTGTTCCTCACGCAGACTGTGCTGGGTCAAGTGTGTGAGAGACGGGTCGAGGAACTCCTGGTTGGCACTTGTTTAACAGCGCTGTCTGGACCTTCAGAGGCTATCTAAAGCTTTCCAAGCACGTGAGGAAATCAGTTTGCTGTTTGGAAAGTGTGGAAAACCCTGGCTTAGGACACAGGCTAATTTTTCTACTCATGCCATTAGCCTGTTTAGCTTAGCACAGCTTTACTGTATACTACTCTATTTTTAGCGCAGTTATGTCAACTTAActaaaattgtaaattattcAAGATAATTATAGACTACAATTTGTTCAATTACCtccttttctccatttttgtgCAGCAGTGTAAAGTAGCTGTAAAGTAGCTAGTAGTAGTGTAAAGTAGTAGCCGATGGGACCAGGGATGGAAATTAGCCACGTagctataaataaatgttatattatgGTTTCTCAACTATCtctctaaaaatattttggtttgattggctctgaaattacatattttttatttgcactttatatagaaaaaaaatgcacaaaaatattttttgtttctggttatCACATAAATCAGttcttaaagtattttgtaaggTAGCTATAAACTTTGTCCAAAATATGTCACGAAGGTTTAACGAAATaatgcaaaggaaaaacaacagaaacaccTAGAGGTCAGACATTTCATGATATATCATCAAAAAAGTATCGGTATAGGCGATACTGgtcctgtatttttatttggtatCGGATCCTAAGCCATACTAAAATATGCAGTATCACACTGTTCTGTTAGCTGCAATAGCCTCTAAACAATGGATGTACAGGGGATGGGAAGATATCGATCAGTGTTTTGCTTGTGGTTGAAAAGGTCTTTGCGTGCGAACCAACCAAGACTTTTAATCTGTTGGGGTAACATTAGGACCCAGAAAGCAAAACCTACTGAGAAAATTAGATCTGACTGAAACCTGCTTTTCACCTCAGTTTCACATGAATCTGGtttctacggaagaggattagggattagggaaaaaataaaaaaaataattctgattttaaagtcagaattctgagattaaagtcagaaagtcagaattctgactttaatctcagaattctttttttgtttttttccggtggccctaatcctcttccgtaggtTTCACTTTGTGCACCATAGGAACTTACTGACTAATCTGCTGAacctgttttaaatgttcagcaAACGGCTTCCAGCCAAGGGGAATGTTTTCCATTCACACCACGATGTAGTTCAAGGCGATCCATCACCAAGTTcactttttttgcttctttatgACACACAGATGACAGTGTTTAGAACACTTGTCCAAGTTTGATATTTTCAGGCCTTCACGACCTCACCGTCTGTGTTTGTCCAGGTCTGTTTGctctttggggaaaaaaagaattggtcATTTTGGTCTTAATATTGTTAAACTTTGAACTCCAGCAAGTTACATTTTATACTAAATGCTAAAATGCACTGTTGCAATAGCTGTGCCACCGACGTGTTGGTCTTTTGTCCATTAAGTCCAACCATAACTTTACATTTATATGTCTTTTGGAGTAATAGCTTCCTCCTTGCTGAGCAGCCTTGAAGTCCAGACCAGTACCAGTTTATTAGTGGAAAACGATACTCCGTTACAGGTTTAGTCAGCATGTTTGCAAAGTGTTTTGTGCAGTTGGTTCCCACTCCAAGTTTCTCAGCATGGCTGACGGCGAATTGTAACGTACAGCTGTTTCCGAACCTACAGGGCGTTCTGTTTTTGAAGCAGAATTAGCGACTGGCTAATAATCTTGAACACAAACAGAattctgcagaaaaaatgtctatgtgtgaaacagttttataaaagttttgtgtttttcaatatagcttacttttaatttgttgcGAATTTTGGTCTAATTCAGTTTTGATTTGTCTTTAGAGGGTGTTTGCTGGTTTTTATTAGTTACACATTGCTAAGtttcaaattagtttttgtagtccttttctttgtttcaccctttacttttttcccctcattgcGCATTCACCTCCAGACTCTGGTTCTCTATCTGTATactaacataaataataaataaataaaataaatccaatgtTTTAGCAGATTGAGTTGACACAATTACCCTCAAACATTTACATGGTCAGTAGCAGATTAGTAAGTGCCAAATAGCAACACTGGACCTGAAGCACTCAGTAAAACACCATTCATATGTACAAGTTATCACACGAAATGGAATAATTTGAGTCAAATGTGGCAACAGAGatgtacaaaatataaatataaataaagatataaatatggaaaattcTTCAACACAATATctgacagtaaaaaataaataaataaatacaaatataaactaCCTACAATGTGATACCTACAattatgtcaaaaaatattttggagagtattttttttacagaaatatctGTAAAAACCCGGTACAGCAAATATCTGTTTCTCAGCAAGTCCTAATCTCTCCTTACCTGATGAAAACCTGCATCACCGTCCGGTTCTGGTCTAACGTCTCCTTCCTGACTCTTTGCTCTTTCTGTTGTGACAATAAAGGAAGTTTGAGTGTTAGGTTTAT
The window above is part of the Xiphophorus couchianus chromosome 14, X_couchianus-1.0, whole genome shotgun sequence genome. Proteins encoded here:
- the leap2 gene encoding liver-expressed antimicrobial peptide 2; this encodes MEQQSFFTHRKALVVMCIAVFLLTQQAHAGPLISRLQSGSDQIQDVRGEHTEHMLKRIARMTPLWRIMSSKPSGAFCQNNFECATGLCREGRCSTNQRPSSEPVKY